A window of the Lactuca sativa cultivar Salinas chromosome 5, Lsat_Salinas_v11, whole genome shotgun sequence genome harbors these coding sequences:
- the LOC111880588 gene encoding ankyrin repeat-containing protein ITN1: MSGSLIDGLGSVQKRDADRFFFEFALDQSESWLPDSECHLTSNSEVAVTAEHSVNDGIEAKTSVKRFREHDSDSDLEHDELAAVGTNNLSVLTDTTNESGIWQDSPKSEAAEIDTTIFLSFGWENEKLYEKAVENFDGEDAAIGRKIICVLTFESYIELLYRSNKILISSHQNDPLILDRVTLNRYGDLPLHIASMLGHTNFVKEILNRKPQLAMEPDSQRRLPLHIASTKGHVELVRALLSASTEACLACDCDGNNPLHLAAIKGRSDVVKELVQARPHAARAIVQQETILHLCVNHNQPEILKFLIETTGDDEFVSFKDSQGNNILHLAVVYRQTETINFLLLSTTIQVNEENSSGETPMDILGQGPKDLKYQQILQSLTRAGAVEAKIGNLFRQDPQSSRNEIGVDGLDDYNKRQASPFYLKETSKNSDDWLDKKRNTLMVVASLIATMAFQAGSNPPGGVWQEGSREDPNIKAGYAIMATIHPLEYQIFLVCNTVGFVSSLSIILLLISGLPFLKHRFFMWILMVIMWIAATSMSATYSIFIWLLSPKAESNTFRNVVICIVLVWIGLMTLLVVGHIIRLIAIAMRILRRLLFPKKRPILRPTIRNQDGM; the protein is encoded by the exons ATGTCAGGCTCGTTGATTGATGGGCTAGGGTCAGTTCAAAAGCGTGATGCTGATAGATTTTTCTTTGAGTTTGCACTTGATCAATCCGAGAG TTGGTTACCCGATTCTGAATGCCATTTAACTTCTAATTCAG AGGTAGCTGTAACTGCTGAGCATTCGGTTAATGATGGAATTGAGGCGAAAACTTCTGTGAAGAGGTTTCGGGAGCATGATAGTGATTCTGATTTAGAACATGATGAGCTGGCGGCGGTTGGCACCAACAACCTTTCTGTTCTTACAGACACTACAAATGAAAGTGGTATATGGCAAGATTCACCCAAGTCAGAAGCTGCTGAAATTGATACAACAATTTTTCTCTCTTTTGGATGGGAGAATGAAAAACTGTATGAAAAAGCAGTTGAAAATTTTGATGGT GAg GATGCGGCAATAGGCCGGAAAATAATTTG TGTTTTGACTTTTGAATCATATATTGAGCTGCTCTATAGAAGCAACAAAATTTTAATATCAAGTCATCAAAACGATCCACTGATTCTTGACAGAGTTACTCTAAATCGCTATGGCGACCTGCCTCTACACATCGCATCAATGCTTGGACATACTAACTTTGTTAAGGAGATCCTAAATCGAAAGCCTCAGCTTGCTATGGAGCCTGATTCACAAAGACGCTTGCCTCTTCATATAGCATCTACAAAAGGCCATGTGGAACTAGTTAGAGCTCTGCTATCGGCTAGCACTGAAGCATGCCTTGCGTGTGATTGTGATGGGAACAATCCTCTCCATCTTGCAGCCATTAAAGGACGCAGTGATGTCGTGAAAGAGCTGGTGCAAGCCCGACCTCATGCAGCTAGAGCCATCGTGCAGCAGGAGACCATCTTACACTTGTGTGTGAACCATAACCAACCGGAGATTTTGAAGTTCTTAATAGAGACCACAGGTGATGATGAGTTTGTAAGCTTTAAGGACAGTCAAGGCAATAATATATTACACCTAGCTGTGGTTTACAGACAAACTGAG ACCATAAACTTCTTGCTACTCAGTACAACTATACAAGTCAACGAAGAAAACTCAAGTGGGGAAACACCAATGGATATATTGGGTCAAGGACCGAAAGACTTGAAATATCAACAAATCTTACAGTCCCTAACGCGAGCAGGAGCTGTTGAGGCGAAAATTGGTAATTTGTTCAGACAAGATCCTCAAAGTTCCAGAAACGAAATCGGTGTGGATGGCTTAGACGACTATAATAAGAGACAAGCCTCTCCTTTTTACTTGAAAGAAACCTCTAAAAACTCTGATGACTGGCTGGACAAAAAGCGAAACACTTTGATGGTGGTGGCATCATTGATAGCAACAATGGCCTTTCAAGCAGGTAGTAATCCTCCCGGTGGTGTTTGGCAAGAAGGGTCAAGGGAAGATCCAAACATTAAGGCTGGATACGCTATCATGGCAACCATTCATCCATTAGAATACCAAATCTTCCTGGTTTGCAACACGGTGGGTTTTGTTTCCAGTCTTAGCATTATCTTGTTGCTTATTAGTGGATTGCCTTTTCTGAAGCATCGTTTTTTCATGTGGATTTTGATGGTTATAATGTGGATTGCTGCTACGTCAATGTCAGCAACATACTCGATTTTCATATGGCTTTTGTCACCAAAAGCCGAGTCAAATACATTCAGGAATGTGGTAATTTGTATTGTGTTGGTATGGATAGGGTTGATGACTCTTCTAGTTGTAGGGCACATCATTCGCCTGATTGCAATCGCTATGAGGATCTTGAGAAGGCTACTCTTCCCTAAAAAGAGGCCAATATTACGTCCAACTATCAGGAACCAAGATGGAATGTAG